The Emys orbicularis isolate rEmyOrb1 chromosome 14, rEmyOrb1.hap1, whole genome shotgun sequence genome includes a region encoding these proteins:
- the GINS3 gene encoding DNA replication complex GINS protein PSF3 isoform X1: MAEAYFPVGPGLGPEENFLSLEDILMSQEKLPGRVEAALPRLAAVLGKGAGQSDGIPEGSKVEIPLWLAKGLYDNKRRILSVELPKIYKEGWRTVFSADANVVDLHKMGPYYYGFGSQLLNFDNPENPEIAQTILQTFIGRFRRIMDSSQNAYNEDTSALVARLDELERALFRAGQKGLNDFQCWEKGQASQITASSLVQNYRKRKFTDMDG, translated from the exons ATGGCCGAAGCCTATTTCCCAGTGGGGCCCGGGCTGGGGCCCGAGGAGAATTTCCTCTCGCTGGAAGACATCCTGATGTCCCAGGAGAAGCTACCGGGGCGCGTGGAGGCGGCTCTGCCCCGCCTGGCTGCCGTGCTGGGCAAGGGCGCGGGCCAGAGCGACGGCATCCCGGAG GGTTCAAAGGTGGAAATACCCCTGTGGCTAGCAAAAGGGTTGTATGACAACAAACGGAGGATACTTTCAGTGGAACTGCCCAAGATTTACAAGGAAGGCTGGCGGACAGTGTTCAGTGCTGATGCCAATGTGGTTGACCTGCATAAAATGGGGCCATACTACTATGGCTTTGGCTCCCAGCTCCTGAATTTTGACAATCCAGAGAATCCAGAGATAGCTCAGACTATACTGCAG ACATTTATTGGCCGTTTCCGTCGCATCATGGACTCCTCCCAGAATGCCTACAATGAGGACACCTCTGCACTGGTGGCACGGCTGGATGAGCTGGAACGAGCGTTGTTTCGAGCTGGCCAGAAAGGGCTGAATGACTTTCAgtgctgggagaaggggcaggctTCTCAGATCACAGCGTCCAGCCTAGTGCAGAATTACAGGAAGAGAAAATTCACGGACATGGATGGTTGA
- the GINS3 gene encoding DNA replication complex GINS protein PSF3 isoform X2 yields the protein MAEAYFPVGPGLGPEENFLSLEDILMSQEKLPGRVEAALPRLAAVLGKGAGQSDGIPETFIGRFRRIMDSSQNAYNEDTSALVARLDELERALFRAGQKGLNDFQCWEKGQASQITASSLVQNYRKRKFTDMDG from the exons ATGGCCGAAGCCTATTTCCCAGTGGGGCCCGGGCTGGGGCCCGAGGAGAATTTCCTCTCGCTGGAAGACATCCTGATGTCCCAGGAGAAGCTACCGGGGCGCGTGGAGGCGGCTCTGCCCCGCCTGGCTGCCGTGCTGGGCAAGGGCGCGGGCCAGAGCGACGGCATCCCGGAG ACATTTATTGGCCGTTTCCGTCGCATCATGGACTCCTCCCAGAATGCCTACAATGAGGACACCTCTGCACTGGTGGCACGGCTGGATGAGCTGGAACGAGCGTTGTTTCGAGCTGGCCAGAAAGGGCTGAATGACTTTCAgtgctgggagaaggggcaggctTCTCAGATCACAGCGTCCAGCCTAGTGCAGAATTACAGGAAGAGAAAATTCACGGACATGGATGGTTGA